The following are encoded together in the Candidatus Woesebacteria bacterium genome:
- a CDS encoding DMT family transporter — MWFLYSISFALTSSVTNVFAKKILRATDERVYLFVSQLLVILFLFLIIIIKYQIPFINHIFIVSILISSTLGTLAAILVYKALKTTDLSLVSSMSAYNPAFTAIVSYLLLKEKLGGRDILGIIFIVVGTYLLRQKNYKNVISSFMETFNEKGVRLALLAYLIWSVTPIFEKIAIQNTYPAVPPFASFVGLIISTLILSLLLIKNKVRPLVSIAKDKKTYLLIGILGAVGQTCAYLAFSMQNLGLVTAIFKLAIIFNTLFGWYFFHETYIANKLVGAVIMFGGVILIIT, encoded by the coding sequence ATGTGGTTTTTATACTCAATATCCTTTGCACTAACTTCATCGGTTACTAACGTATTCGCCAAAAAGATTTTACGTGCAACCGACGAGAGAGTTTATTTGTTCGTATCACAGTTACTTGTAATACTATTTCTTTTTTTGATAATTATTATTAAATATCAAATCCCCTTTATTAATCACATCTTTATTGTAAGTATCCTAATTAGTTCTACCCTTGGAACACTCGCGGCGATATTGGTTTATAAAGCTCTAAAAACAACTGATCTGTCACTTGTAAGTTCAATGTCTGCTTATAATCCGGCATTTACTGCCATAGTCTCTTATCTTTTGCTAAAAGAAAAGCTAGGCGGACGAGACATTTTAGGAATTATATTTATTGTCGTGGGGACATATCTTCTGCGGCAAAAAAACTACAAAAATGTTATTTCATCTTTTATGGAAACTTTTAATGAAAAAGGTGTCCGACTTGCGCTACTTGCATACCTAATATGGAGCGTTACTCCGATATTTGAAAAAATTGCCATTCAGAACACCTATCCTGCTGTTCCCCCTTTTGCTTCTTTTGTAGGATTAATTATTTCTACACTCATTCTTTCTTTGTTACTGATAAAAAACAAGGTACGTCCTTTGGTTAGTATAGCGAAGGACAAAAAAACATATTTACTTATTGGGATACTGGGGGCTGTTGGTCAAACATGTGCCTATTTAGCGTTTAGTATGCAAAACCTTGGTTTGGTAACGGCAATTTTCAAACTAGCGATAATATTCAATACTTTATTTGGTTGGTATTTCTTTCATGAAACGTACATTGCAAATAAACTTGTCGGTGCAGTCATAATGTTTGGTGGTGTTATACTGATAATAACTTAG
- a CDS encoding glycosyltransferase encodes MKKSTKTLVSIVVPSYKEGKTIKTDLEILIKTLKQGLPEKYDFEIICVEDGQFDNTSAEVKKLHYSNLKFISYKENRGKGYAVRTGMKEANGDLISFMDAGRDIKEKGIMMLLAHMEWYDADVIVGSKRHPASKLDYPLLRRILSVGYSFGIKLLFGLSLTDTQSGIKIFKKEVIKKILPKLSIDRFAMDIEMLALANHMGYTRIYEAPIELNFNVGKSRIQFFPIFNPNSPFKMAWDTLAVYNKLKILHYYDKK; translated from the coding sequence ATGAAGAAAAGTACAAAGACACTAGTTTCAATTGTGGTTCCTTCCTACAAGGAGGGGAAAACTATCAAAACGGATCTAGAAATATTGATTAAAACATTAAAACAAGGGTTACCGGAGAAATACGACTTTGAAATAATCTGCGTTGAAGATGGCCAGTTTGATAACACCTCTGCGGAGGTAAAAAAACTTCATTATTCGAACCTCAAGTTTATTAGTTATAAAGAAAATAGGGGCAAGGGGTATGCTGTCCGTACCGGTATGAAAGAAGCGAATGGAGATTTGATATCTTTCATGGATGCAGGTCGCGACATCAAAGAAAAGGGAATTATGATGTTACTCGCTCATATGGAATGGTACGATGCAGATGTAATTGTCGGCAGTAAACGACACCCTGCGTCCAAACTTGATTACCCGTTATTAAGGAGGATACTAAGTGTCGGATATTCTTTCGGTATTAAATTACTTTTTGGTTTATCTCTGACAGACACCCAAAGCGGGATAAAAATATTTAAAAAAGAAGTCATTAAAAAAATTCTCCCCAAACTATCAATTGATAGATTTGCCATGGACATTGAAATGCTGGCTCTTGCAAACCACATGGGATATACAAGAATTTACGAAGCACCGATCGAGCTAAACTTTAATGTAGGTAAAAGTAGAATCCAATTTTTTCCCATATTTAATCCCAACTCGCCATTCAAAATGGCGTGGGACACCTTGGCTGTTTATAACAAACTAAAAATACTACATTATTATGATAAAAAATAA
- a CDS encoding oligosaccharide flippase family protein, with protein MKKAKDLIRNPLLLGSLLMVGGSLGNNGINYIYHLLMGRVLGPVDYGNLAIIFSILYIVGIIPTSTSFAIVKFISSAKSKSERDHIYFTLKKLLKRFSIIASVVMLLSAYPLKNFLHLGEFYSLIFIAPIVYFMLLTIVNKALLQGILKFTGVVVSDSISSTAKLFLGIVLVFFGLKVPGATFAIVMSSVMAYYYSEIVIKKEISEKSSLDYNIYPIIKFAFPVLLQAMAFTSIFTVDLIIIKHFFGPENPIAGYYAALSMLGKIIFFATQPVASVMFPIVAGKRSKGENYRTTFYLSVSAVFLLSSLVLVFYYLLPDLAIGLLYGKDYLIVAPELVWMGLFITFYTLASLIVNFLLSIHRTQVVMFPLVTSIVQIFVLWNVHSTIREVLYVNTILMGFTLLVLFVYLGYNELKRLNYVKT; from the coding sequence ATGAAAAAGGCAAAAGACTTAATTAGAAACCCTTTGCTTCTTGGTAGTCTTTTGATGGTTGGGGGAAGTTTGGGTAATAACGGAATTAATTATATTTATCATCTTCTGATGGGAAGAGTGCTTGGACCGGTTGATTACGGAAACTTGGCGATAATTTTCTCTATCCTTTATATTGTCGGAATTATTCCAACCTCCACTAGTTTTGCGATTGTTAAATTTATATCATCAGCCAAAAGCAAATCAGAAAGAGATCACATATATTTTACTTTAAAAAAATTACTTAAAAGATTTTCGATAATTGCCAGTGTTGTTATGCTTCTATCTGCCTATCCGTTGAAGAATTTTTTACACTTGGGCGAATTTTATAGTCTTATTTTTATAGCACCGATTGTTTATTTTATGTTGTTAACAATTGTAAACAAAGCGCTCCTTCAGGGAATATTAAAATTTACAGGTGTGGTTGTTTCCGATTCGATTTCAAGTACGGCGAAGTTATTTTTAGGTATCGTCCTGGTTTTCTTTGGACTCAAAGTTCCCGGAGCTACTTTTGCAATAGTTATGTCTTCCGTGATGGCATACTATTATTCTGAAATTGTCATCAAAAAGGAAATATCGGAAAAATCCTCATTAGACTACAATATCTATCCTATTATTAAATTTGCTTTCCCTGTTCTCCTGCAAGCTATGGCATTTACATCAATATTTACCGTTGATTTAATTATAATAAAACATTTCTTCGGTCCGGAAAATCCGATTGCAGGGTATTATGCTGCTCTTTCCATGTTGGGGAAAATTATATTTTTTGCAACGCAACCAGTCGCTTCAGTTATGTTTCCGATTGTCGCAGGTAAACGCTCAAAGGGAGAGAATTATAGAACAACCTTTTATCTAAGTGTCTCTGCGGTCTTTTTATTATCGTCTTTGGTTTTGGTGTTCTACTATTTACTGCCCGACCTGGCAATTGGACTTTTGTATGGAAAGGATTATCTTATTGTTGCGCCGGAACTTGTTTGGATGGGTTTATTTATTACTTTTTATACCCTTGCAAGCTTAATTGTAAATTTCTTACTGTCGATCCACCGGACGCAAGTAGTGATGTTTCCATTGGTCACTTCAATCGTTCAAATATTTGTACTCTGGAATGTTCATTCTACGATAAGAGAAGTTTTATATGTGAATACAATACTTATGGGCTTTACACTTTTAGTATTATTTGTATACCTGGGTTACAATGAATTAAAGCGTTTAAACTATGTTAAAACGTAG